CGCGTCGAAAAAGGGGAGGCGCCCGGCACTACGGATGTCGTGCTGCAAGTGCGCGAGCGTAAGCCATATCGTGTGTTTGCCGGATACAATAACACCGGCAGTTTGAGCACCACTGAAGACCGTATGTTTGTCGGCTTCACCTTGGGCAATGTATTTGGCCGCGCGCATCAAATGACCATGCAAGCGACCAGCGATTTGGATATCGAGCACTCCAAGTCAGTGTCGGGAAATTATACTATGGATCTACCCTATAATCACACGGCGACATTTTTCGGAGCTTATTCTGAAATCGTGAGCTTGCCCAGTGGCGGTTTTGATCAGGCGGGCACCAGTTGGCAATTAGGGCTAAATTATCAGATTCCGCTGCCCCCCATCGGACAGGCCTACAGTCATCGTGTGAATCTGGGGCTGGATTATAAATCCAGTGATAACAATCTAGAGCTGAACTTAGCGCCCTTTATCATTCCTATTTATGATAATCTGACGCATGTCGCACAGTTTCGTGCGCAGTATCAGGGCAGCCTGACAGATCGTTTTGGCAGCACCAGTTTTGCAGCCAAATTAACTTATTCGCCCGGTAATTTAGGCTCCAAAAATGAAGACGATGCCTTCGGGCAGTCGCGGGCATTTGCGACCGCTGACTATATCTATACCAATTTGGAATTATCGCGTAGCACTCATTTCACAGGCATCATGGATGGCTGGACATGGTTATTGCGCGGGGAGCTGCAGCTTTCGGACAGCAATCTACTCAGTAGTGAGCAGTTTAGTGCCGGCGGCAGCAATTCCGTGCGTGGTTATGAAGAGAGCGAAGTGGTGGGTGACAATGCCTATTTCATCTCGCAGGAACTACAATTGCCGATCATTCCAACCAAGCTGCGGCTGCCTGGATATGAACGTGATGGAGCGCTGCGCCTCTTTGTGTTCGAGGATTACGCCAAGACCTGGAATACCGATAAGCTGAGCGGGGAAGAGGGCTTTTCTTTACATAGTGTCGGAGCAGGCTTGCGTTATCAAGTGGCGCAGGATTTGACCTTTAACCTGTCCCATGGTTGGCAACTGCGTGACAGCGGTAGCAGCAGCACCGGGGATAACTATCGCAGCCACGTCTCCATTCAGTTCAGCTATTAGTGCTGTGTGTGTGCACTTTAGTTGGCTGTATCCAAGAGCGTCTGCACTGAAGTTAGCGGCCCCGCGAGCGTGAGCTCGTCGCCTACTTGCAGTTGCTCCGCAGCGGAGAAACTAACTTGTAGCTTGCTGCCTCTTCGAATGCCGACGACTTGTATCCCAAAACGCGCAGGCCAGTTTAACTCACTTAAGCTACGGCCTGACCATGGGGAGGATTGGGCAATGACCAATTTAGTTAGAATTGCGCTGCTTAAATTCGCCTCTGCGGGCTCTTCATGTTCGGTTTCCCGCGTGAGCATCGCGAGTGCTTGCTCTAGATTTTCTGCACTGCCGACTAAGTAGAGTTGGTCACCTGTGTAGAGCGACTCGGATGCAGACACTCTATTGAGTGAATAGCCCTGCCGGTCGATTGAAATGACGGTGACGCCGAATCTTTTGCGTAAATTCAGTTCGCCCATGCTTTGGCCGATCACTTGAGCGCGCAATGGCACTTCGACCTCGATGATGTTTAAGCCGAGTTCTTCGCGGACTTTTTTAGACAATTCCGCCACTTTGGAGTCGGGGTTGAGCTCTTCGGCAAATGCGGATTTGATGGAATGCTCGGCATGGCTATGCCAGCGTACCCAATTTCGCCAGCCGTAGTGGAGTGTGATGCCTAAGACCACCAGTAGAATAATCCATTCGCCAGTGTCGATGCTGCCGATTGGTAGCAGGTTGAACAGCCATAAGCTCAGTAGAATGAGGCCTGCCCAGCGCAGTAGGATGTCGATCCGACTCATACTGTCGGTCGATTTCTTGAGCTTGCTAGTCATGTAGTCCGCCAGGATCATGGCTATGGCCGAAATATTGCGATAGAGTGCAATCAGTGGCCCGAAAATTAGTAGTGAAACACCCAACCAATAAAACAGA
The nucleotide sequence above comes from Coraliomargarita algicola. Encoded proteins:
- a CDS encoding ShlB/FhaC/HecB family hemolysin secretion/activation protein; translation: MLAPLMIAAAANPLHAQNLEKIQPEPVPQLVEPLVSDSPTLDIQQLRTDLIGANQGEQILLQELKQLIILKDPAQLDTLQLQPGRTTNLAEYPELDSEGMRGVIELYLGLPVSQESLQRLRYSIKLILSQDGKPFSSVYIPPQDITAGAVQIVVRPSTVGELRVEGAQYFSEASYLSRLQLKADGQIDPKTIRTGIDRMNQNSFRSAAVRVEKGEAPGTTDVVLQVRERKPYRVFAGYNNTGSLSTTEDRMFVGFTLGNVFGRAHQMTMQATSDLDIEHSKSVSGNYTMDLPYNHTATFFGAYSEIVSLPSGGFDQAGTSWQLGLNYQIPLPPIGQAYSHRVNLGLDYKSSDNNLELNLAPFIIPIYDNLTHVAQFRAQYQGSLTDRFGSTSFAAKLTYSPGNLGSKNEDDAFGQSRAFATADYIYTNLELSRSTHFTGIMDGWTWLLRGELQLSDSNLLSSEQFSAGGSNSVRGYEESEVVGDNAYFISQELQLPIIPTKLRLPGYERDGALRLFVFEDYAKTWNTDKLSGEEGFSLHSVGAGLRYQVAQDLTFNLSHGWQLRDSGSSSTGDNYRSHVSIQFSY